The nucleotide window TGCATTGACAGTGGGATCCTCACCTTGGCGCGGGATGAGTGGCTCGACGGTTTCATCCATATGAACTGGTCAGTCCCCCTCGACAACAGCCTATATAGGGTGTTAGGAAGCAGAATGAAATCGTTGTTATGGGGTGTGGAATCACTGTGTATCTTCAATGGCATCCTCCTCGCGGAGAACCTGCAGACACCACTTGTTCTCCAGAATGCATGCCGGATCATCCTGTGATAGCAACTGATGGCACATGTTCTAGCAGTGGTTGTTGCAGTGCAAACAACAAGCAGTTTGACTCAAATATGTTTCCCATCAAGTACAGTGCGGAGAAAGAGAACTTGCTAGTCAACTCAAGTCTTGCTTTGGTGGAGAGCAACTGGAGGAGCAAGAAGAATAATGTCATGGTGCTGCAGAAGGCGGTATCATTTGAGACCAGCCTTGGTGCCTCTAAAGGCGTACTACACACCATACCAGGAGTACCAATTAGAACGGCTGTCAGTTGGGTGTTCAGTAACATGTCATGTGCTGAGGCTAGCAATTCAAGTGACTTTGGATGCCTCAGTGACAACAGTGAGTGCCTTGAGTACCTTAAACCCGATGATTCAAGAGGAGGTCACACAAGCCAGTGTTGGCATGGCTACGAAGGCAACCCCTACGTGCAACACGGATGCCAAGGTATGCAACTAGACTCCCTGAATAATTAGTACCATTACTTCGGTAGTGCACAAAGCCGCAAACTACTTAGCTTCTTTACTACTGCAGATATTGACGAGTGTACAAGTCAAGGTGAGTACTCCTGCTTTGGCCAGTGCATCAACTTGATAGGGTCATATACCTGTACCTGTCCCCATGGCACCACTGGTAACCCCCCAAAACAAAATGGATGCTCTTCAACCAAATCAAAAAATTCAGGTAATGGGCAAGATTGGAAAATACTCCGTACTGATCTTTGTTGATAACATAGTAAGATAGGTAAATATTATTGTATTGTCAATATTCATGACTGTTTATACATTTGTTTATTTATTCAAAATCTAGACCCAAGCCAATTGATTATGTATTCTCCAGGATTTGCCATTGCGGTAGGAATCGGCAGTAGTGTAGGCACTCTTACAATTATCCTCAGGGCTTGTTCGTTTAATCCTTTCCCCAAGGGGATTGGAGAGGTTTGAAAGGGATTGGTGAGGAATTTGATTTACAGGGGATTTAATCCATCACAATCCCTTTTAACCCCCCTCAAACCCAATGCAACCGAACAAAGCCTCAGTGTTCTGATTGTAAGACAAAAGCTCATAGTTTGGAAAGCAAGGAAGTCAAGAGATTTTTTCTTCAAAAAGAACAGAGGGTTGTTGCTACAGCAGCTTGTGGACAAGGATATCGCTGAAAGGATGATGTTCAGCTTAGAAGAGCTTGAGAAGGCAACAAATAAGTTTGACGAGGCTCGAGAACTTGGAGGTGGAGGCCACGGCATTGTCTACAAAGGGATTTTATCTGACAAACGTGTTGTTGCCATCAAGAAGTCAAAAGTTGAAATTCAGAGAGAAACATATGATTTCATCAATGAGGTTGCCATCCTTTCTCAAGTGAACCACAGGAATGTAGGGAAGCTTTTTGGATGTTGCCTTCAGACAGAAGTTCCATCGTTGGTCTACGAATTCATTTCAAATGGAACTCTTTCTGATCATCTTCATGTCAGCACTCCACTATCAGTGCCTTGGAAAGATTGGCAAAGAATAGCCCTTGAAACCTCAAGATGCCTTGCTTATCTGCACTCAGCTGCTTATTCATCTTGCGAGTTAACCAAGACAGACTCTTTGAGATGCTAGACCAGCAAGTCATCGAGGAAGGGGCTgaagaagccaaagaagttgCAGCAGTAACACTCATGTGCTTAAGTTTAAAGGGTGAATataggcctacaatgaggcaagTTGAGACAAAACTTGAAGTAATGCAAACTGTGGAAAACAATACACCAATGGAACAGAACAATGCCAATGCTGATGATGACAACTTCAGTAGGCGATATAGTATGGAGGAAGAATGCATGTCATCTATGAGTTTGCCTCAGTAACCTGATTGATATCCCCTTCATTGGTTTCAATTAATGAAACTGGTGCCCCTTCCTGCCTCAGTAAAAGTTGCTATCAAAAATAAAAGAACTCTTTTTTTTCTTACTTGGTTTCAGTAAATTGTCACATCCTTTTTAAATATGCTTATAGACAGGTTTCAGTAATCGACAATTATTTTTAGTTTGCACATAACAAGATTTCGACTATATTCAGAAGTAAATTTAATAAATAATAATAAACGACCACATGTATATATTTTCAGAAGGAGACCACATGCCTCAAGTTAGATGGCATCATCAGCCATATCTTTCACAATCCTTCCTAGGTGTAAACTAGCCAGAGATTTATCGTGTACCTGCCAAAATAGAAGAACAGTTAGTAACTAACCTATTCTGATATGTGTAAAAAGACTGCAGCAGTGTGCTGATAATGCCCATTGATTTTAGCCTTAATGCATTCATAGTTAGAATTCATATGGACACAGAAAAAGCAAGGGATATACATGACAAGGAAAAACCCACGGTCAAGATACAACATAATTGTGTCGTATCTTACCCTAAAAAAAATATGTGTCACATCACAGGTCCATGAAATGTTTCTCCATGAATAGCAAGTTGGCAACTCTAAACTGTGTTGATggtgaactctgaaaaggttatGCCAGCTTTTGCTATAGTGCCAATACAACTTCGTGTCAAAGGAACATGACAATACAAGATATGGTGTAAACAACAAGAAGAGTTGCCTAAGTCAAAAAAATTTACAAGGGATGGTGTAAACAACAAGAGTGCTTGGTTTCTGAACAGAGTCATATTTTGAGTTTCTCGTAATCTTCCTAGATGACAATGGATATTCCCCAAACATATTGGGATTCCAACCTCCAACAGAGTCATACAACAGCAGGACTTCCATTTCGTAATATCCGTTGAAAAATATCACTTTCTTATATGCACTGCTAGCACATACAATGATACAATAAAGTCCAGACATAGTCTAGGCTACTATAATCCCTCAACCTCAATTGGCAGCAAGAAATGGTAAAAATGATAATTGAAGTAACAAGTGCTAGTTTTGAATATATTTTCTAGAACTCCCTACAAATACACCCAACAGCAAATAATCAACTCACCAGGCTTCTCTCGGCAGCTATTTAAATAATATAAATTGTTACCTACCAAAAGTTCCAAACTAAGGAACCGGTTTGTCTTGAACCCCTCACCGTATCCCTGTGATATCGATATGCCCAAAGTTTTATTACAGCCTAGTTTATGCATAACAACAATTTAATTCCTGAGGGGCATCCAATTAAAGCATGCACGCTTGTCCATAAATACATGTTGGTACGCACTACACAATAACACGGGGTGGACAAATTGATTCACTATCTCATCTCACCATCCTCTAGAGGTAAGAATGTGCTTACAGTGCTGCTATTCTCGCCATCTCAAAGTGATCTGGTACCGAATGATGCCCAGCTGCCTGCAGAAGCAAGAGCTTCACGAATGCAGTGAAT belongs to Triticum urartu cultivar G1812 chromosome 7, Tu2.1, whole genome shotgun sequence and includes:
- the LOC125521822 gene encoding wall-associated receptor kinase 3-like, with the protein product MGCGITVYLQWHPPRGEPADTTCSPECMPDHPVIATDGTCSSSGCCSANNKQFDSNMFPIKYSAEKENLLVNSSLALVESNWRSKKNNVMVLQKAVSFETSLGASKGVLHTIPGVPIRTAVSWVFSNMSCAEASNSSDFGCLSDNSECLEYLKPDDSRGGHTSQCWHGYEGNPYVQHGCQDIDECTSQGEYSCFGQCINLIGSYTCTCPHGTTGNPPKQNGCSSTKSKNSGNGQDWKILRTDLC